The sequence GAAGCGTCGACCCGGCACGGTTTCCACGGGGCTCGACGTTCTCGTGGAGAAGCGGTTCGGCCCCCTGAAGGGGCTCGCGGTCGGCCTCGTCTGCAACCCCACGTCGGTGGACCGGCGGCTGCGCCACGCCGCGGACCTGTTTCACGAAGCGCGTGGGGTGCGGCTCACCGCCCTCTTCGGGCCGGAACACGGCGTCCGGGGCGATGTCCAGTACATGTCCGCGGTGGGGAACGAGCGCGACCGGCGGACGGGAGTGCGGGTCCACTCGCTCTACGGAAATACCGCCGAATCGCTTCGGCCGCCGGGAAGGGCGTTGCGCGGGCTCGACGCGCTGGTGTTCGACATCCAGGACGTCGGCGCGCGCTACTACACCTACCAGGCCACCATGCTCTTCTGCATGGAGGCCGCGGCCCGCGCCAGGATCGCCTTCTTCGTCCTCGACCGGCCGAATCCGGTCGGAGGAAGCGAAGTGGAAGGCCCGGCGCTTCGCCCCGGCTTCGAATCCTTTTGCGGCGTGCACGACGTGGCGGTCCGCCACGGCCTCACCGTGGGCGAGCTGGCCCGGCTGTACCGCGAGGAGCGGAAGCTCGACCTCGAGCTCACCGTGATCCCGTGCCGGGGCTGGCGTCGGGGGATGTTCCAGCGCGAAACCGGACTCCCGTGGGTGTTCCCTTCCCCCAACATGCCGACGCCGGAGACGGCGCTGGTCTACCCGGGGATGTGCCTCCTCGAGGGGACGAACGTAAGCGAGGGGCGCGGCACCACGCGGCCCTTCGAGCTGTTCGGGGCGCCGTGGCTCGACGCCGATCTCCTGGCGGACGCGCTCCGGTCCGAACGGCTGCCGGGCGTCGGATTCCGCCCGGTCCGGTTCATTCCGACCTGGGACAAGCACGCCGGGAAACGGTGCCACGGGGTCGAACTCGTGGTGTCCGACCGCGAGGCGTTCCGGCCGTTCCGCACCGGCGTCGCCTGCGTCGCCGCGGCGCGTGCGCAGAACCCATCCCGTTTCCGGTGGCGGACGGAACCGTACGAATTCGTGGAGGACGTTCCCGCCTTCGACCTGCTGTGCGGCTCGGCGCGCGAGCGGAAGGCGATCGAACGGGGCCGTGGATGGCGCGATCCCGCGGCGGACTGGGCGCGCGAGGAGCGGGCGTTCATGAAGCGACGATCCCTCCACCTCCTGTACGGATCGTGACGGGCCCGTCGAATCTCCGGAAATTTTCCCTGATACCGTTTCGCGGTGAGGAGGATCGTCCCGATCTCGCGATCACGGGGCAGGTCGCGCGCCAGGCGGGGCTGCTATCGGTCCGCTGCGCCATCCTTGGTAAGCTGTCGGAACTCGCCATTCCCACGCCGGAAGAGACGCCGGGCAGAAAGGACGCCCTCTGGAAGGGGACCTGTCTCGAACTCTTCATCGGAGCGATGGGTGACGAGGCGTACTGGGAATTCAACCTTTCCCCGGGCGGCGACTGGAACATCTACCGCTTCACGACGTATCGGGCGGGGATGCGGGAGGAGACGGCCGTTTCGTCCCTCCCTTTCGAGGTGCGGACGGATTCGGACGCCCTGCACCTGTCCCTTTCCCTGGATCTCGCCGCGATGCTCCCGCCGGGACAGGCGATCGATGTGGGGGTCTGCGCCGTCCTCCGGTCGACCGCGGGCGGGATGAGCCACTGGGCGCTGGCCCATCACGGCCCCCGGCCCGACTTTCACCGGAGGGAGGGGTTTGCGCTTGCCTTTCCGGCCGATCGGTCCGCCCGGAATATTTTCCCGTAAAACCGCTTCGAGGCGTTTCTCAGCGCACGGTAAACCGGAGAGGGAAGACGCTTCCTCAGCTGGGCCTTGATCTCCTTCGCCGTATCGTCCCGGACCACCAGCGTGCCCTGCTCCTTGCGGACGAGGATCCCTTTCGCAATCAGCGAGCGGAGGGATTCCTCGATCTGCCGGGAGTAACACACCGCCCCCGTGATGGAGAAGTAGAGGCCAGACAGGAGCGCATCCCTCCCTTTCAGCTCGCACAACGCGGAATATATCCTTTGCACGCGGAGCTCTTCGCCGCCCCGGCACGCAAGTCCGATCACGGCCGTCAGGATCTCGTTGACCTCCGGAACCCAAGCCAAATCCCGACATCCCCCTTCCACCGGTTCTTTGGTTAAAAAGAGTCTGCAGCAAAAAATGTTCCTCGATGGTCGAAGCGTATCTCGTCGAATGGACGAAGCAATTTCCCCGCCCTCGATGGAAGGGATGCCGGCGGATTACGAATCGGGAAAAGAAGTGCGTGATTCGTAATCGTGTCGATGCGCATCTAAACCATCAGGAACCGGCATCAGGAAACCAACCGCATGCCGTACGTTACGGAGGCGACGCATCATGAAGACGTTACCCGACCTTCCGGCAATTACGATGATCACGTTTCTGATCCTGGTGGCCGTTGCGCTGTCCATACCCTTTTCCGCGACGGCCGTTTCCGACCCTACCTCCGCGGCCGCCGATCAGTGCATCCAGAAGACCCGAAGCATGCTGTACACGCAGATTTCCAACACGAAATACGCATGCGAGTTCGACGGGAAGAAGCTGTTGATCAACGAATTCGGAAGGATGACCCCCGCCCCCGAGGGGGTATACAGGAAACTCGGGGACGGGAAAGAGTGCCGGATCGGCAAGGGAGGGTTCGTTCTCTCCTGTAACCTGTAACCGGCGAGGGATCCGGGGGTTGCGCCGAACGGCGCAACCCCTTATCGCGATCCTGCCTCGAATTCCTTTCGATATCGGCAGGCATATCGACTCCTCGTTACGATACGATCTACCGGTGTCGACGACCAACCGCCCCTTGACCGTGCTCGCGCTCCTTCTCGGTCTCTTTCTCGCCGCGATGGAGATGACCGTCGTCTCCACGGCGATGCCCACGGCGGTGGGCGACCTGGGAGGGATCCACCTCTACGCCTGGGTGTTCGCTGCCTACATGCTGACGATGACGGTGACGCTTCCCATCCACGGCAAGCTCGCCGACCTCTACGGGCGCAAGCCGGTGATGATCGCCGGCATCGCCGTCTTCCTCGGCGGCTCCTTCCTTTGCGGCCGCGCCGACGGAATGGGCGAGCTCATCGTCTACCGCGCCGTCCAGGGGATCGGCGCCGGGGCGATCCAGCCGGTCGCCCTGACCATCGTCGGGGACCTGTTCGACGTCCATCAACGGGCCCGCGTCCAGGGGTACCTCGCCGCCATGTGGGGATTCGCGGGGCTGGTCGGCCCCTTTCTCGGAGGCGCCATCGTCCAATGGCTCTCGTGGCGCTGGATCTTCTACATCAATATCCCGCCGGGGCTGGCCGGCGCGGCGATGCTTCTCTTCGCCTATCACGAAAAGGTCGAGCGGACCGAGCACCGGCTCGATTTCGCGGGTGCGGTCCTGCTTTCGGTCACGGTGGTGCTGGCCCTTCTCGCCGCACGCTCCCGGGAGGGGATGGCGGCGCTCGTCCCGGCTGCCGCGGTCGGCCTGGCCCTCTGCCTGTGGACGGAGCGGAGCGCGCCCGAGCCGCTCCTTCCGCTCGACCTCTTCACGCAACCCGTCATCGCGGTGGCGACGGCCAGCGGGGTGCTGATGGGCGCGGCGATGTTCTCGGTCGTCACCTACGTGCCCCTGTACGTGCAAAGCGTCCTCGCGGGAAGCCCCACCGAAGCCGGCAGCGCCATCGCCCCCCTCTCCATCGGGTGGCCCATCGCATCGACGCTGTCCGGACGTCTGCTCCCGCGGATCGGGTACCGCGCCCCCATCCGCGGCGGCTTGGGCGTGGCGGCCTGCGCCGCGCTGCTGCTGGCGTTCCTCGTCCGGCCGGGCGTGGACCTGTGGGTACCGCGGGGCCTGACCTTTCTCTACGGGCTGGGGCTGGGTTTCGCGAACACGCCGCTCATCATTGCGGTGCAGTCGAGCGTCCCCTGGGAGCGCCGGGGCATCGCCACCGCAAGCACGATGTTCGGCCGCACGATCGGCGGCACGCTCTCCGTGGGGATCCTGGGCGGCATCCTCGCGGCGGCGCTCCTCGGAAGCGGAGCGCCCGCCGGAACCGTCGACCGCCTGCTCGGACCGGGACGCGACCTGTTGCCCCCCGCGGTGGTTCGGAGCATCTCGGGGGCGCTCCAGTCGGGCATGGAGCGGATCCTGTGGGCAGTTGCCGCCATCGCGATCGCGGCATTCGCGGCGAGCCTGTTCTTCCCCGCCCTCCGCGTCCCGCCGCGGGAGAACAACGGCAACGCGCGCGGATGACCGCCCGCTCCCGCGACGCAAGAATCCATCCCTTGCCGCAAGGAAGTTACAGCTGCCCCCCCGGGAAAAAACGACGCGCCCACCGATATATCGACGCGCGCCAGATCCTCAAGGCGCCCGAGGGGGAGTCGTACGGTTCGGTGGACGGCGGGTTGCGGAGCCGGATGGAGATCTTCCCGTCCTTGATGACCTGGACAGTGATTTTCCCTCCCTTTTGCGGCGCGAAATCCATGCCGGCCGTCAGGACATGATCCATCGGGTCGCAACATTGCGTGATCCACGCAGCGCCCGAATCGCAGGCGATCGCCAAACCGCCCGCAGGGCCGTCCACGCTCACCACCGTTCTATTCGGCAGACTCGTCATCGTCGCTCTCCTCAACACTTGCAGGAATCCTCCCCCAGCGGAGGAGACTTCCCTTTTCTTCGGGCCTCCCGGAACTGGGCCCTGACCCTGCCGGCGGATACCGCCATCACGATCGACTGGACCGCGCCGATCTCGTCATCGGCGATTCCCAATCCCTTGGCCACGCCAAGGTAATGCTCCATTCAGGGATAGCACGCCATCGCCATGGCCGACGCGAGGTGAATCAGGACCGTCGTCCTCTCGTCCAGGATTTCGTTGTGACGCGCCGAGTTGTAGAAGCCGGTGTAGGCTAACTTCTGTTCCGCGGGCAACATGTCGATCCTCCTTGTCGTTCGAACTGGGGGGCTCTTTTCGCAAGAAGCGCCTCAATCCCCTCCTGCCAATCCGGCGATCCCCAGACGCTCTCGAAGCACGTCCGATCATCCCCGCCGCGCAAGGCGCATTTCATGGCCTCCAAGGCGGAACCCGACAACTTGGACAAGTCGCGGCCCCGTTCCAACGCGACCCCGATAAGGTCGTCCGCCGGAACGACTTCGCTGATCAGCCCGATCGCGAGAGCGCCCTGGGTATCAAGCTGCCGACCCGTGAGCAGCAACTCCGCGGCACGTGCCCTGCCGACGGAAACGACGAGCTCGCGGACGGTTCCCCATCCCGGGATGAACCCGTAGGCGGTCTCCGGCAATCGAAACGTCGCGCGGTCGGATGAAATTCGAAGATCGCATGCCAATGCAAGGCCCAGCCCGTCGCCGATTACATGGCCGTTGATCGCCGCGATGGTCGGGATGCTCATTTGAGCGAGACGAACGAAGACATCGCGCCCCGCCGTGCTCACGGACCGGGGGTCGGGAACGGCACGCCAGAACTTCAGGTCGCCGCCGGTGCAGAACACACCGTCGAGCCCTCCCGTGATAACCAGAACACGCGATAAATCCGTATCGATCTCCGACAATTGGCAGGCCATTTCGCCGCTTCCCGAACCGCTTCCAGGGGGACGTCGAAATTCCTCGCGACGCTCCCGGTGTACTCCTCCATCCCGCTCTCTCCGAAATCGAACCGGTTCTCCTCCACGACCCGGACATCCCGGAATCCCGTCTTTTCCAGGAGGCGGAGGTATTCGTCTTTCCGGACGGCCCCCGCGACGCACCCCGCGTAAGCCGCCAGCGACAGGGCCACCGCCTCCGGAAGCGCCTTCGAAAGCACCAGGTCCGAGATCATGACTCTCCCTCCAGGCTTCAGCACCCGGTACGCCTCCGTGAAAACCCGTTCCTTGGCCGTGGAGAGATTGATGACGCAGTTGGAGATGACGGCGTCCACGGAGCCATCGGCCGCCGGCAGGTTCTCGATCTCCCCGAGGCGGAACTCGACGTTGCCGAAGCCGCCTTTCCGGGCGTTCTCACGGGCCTTCTCGACCATCTCCGGCGTCATGTCCACGCCGATCACTCGACCCGACGGCCCGACCGCCCGGGCCGCCAGGAAGCAGTCGAAGCCTCCCCC is a genomic window of Deltaproteobacteria bacterium containing:
- a CDS encoding DUF1343 domain-containing protein gives rise to the protein MEKRFGPLKGLAVGLVCNPTSVDRRLRHAADLFHEARGVRLTALFGPEHGVRGDVQYMSAVGNERDRRTGVRVHSLYGNTAESLRPPGRALRGLDALVFDIQDVGARYYTYQATMLFCMEAAARARIAFFVLDRPNPVGGSEVEGPALRPGFESFCGVHDVAVRHGLTVGELARLYREERKLDLELTVIPCRGWRRGMFQRETGLPWVFPSPNMPTPETALVYPGMCLLEGTNVSEGRGTTRPFELFGAPWLDADLLADALRSERLPGVGFRPVRFIPTWDKHAGKRCHGVELVVSDREAFRPFRTGVACVAAARAQNPSRFRWRTEPYEFVEDVPAFDLLCGSARERKAIERGRGWRDPAADWAREERAFMKRRSLHLLYGS
- a CDS encoding DOMON-like domain-containing protein, translated to MTGPSNLRKFSLIPFRGEEDRPDLAITGQVARQAGLLSVRCAILGKLSELAIPTPEETPGRKDALWKGTCLELFIGAMGDEAYWEFNLSPGGDWNIYRFTTYRAGMREETAVSSLPFEVRTDSDALHLSLSLDLAAMLPPGQAIDVGVCAVLRSTAGGMSHWALAHHGPRPDFHRREGFALAFPADRSARNIFP
- a CDS encoding MFS transporter; protein product: MSTTNRPLTVLALLLGLFLAAMEMTVVSTAMPTAVGDLGGIHLYAWVFAAYMLTMTVTLPIHGKLADLYGRKPVMIAGIAVFLGGSFLCGRADGMGELIVYRAVQGIGAGAIQPVALTIVGDLFDVHQRARVQGYLAAMWGFAGLVGPFLGGAIVQWLSWRWIFYINIPPGLAGAAMLLFAYHEKVERTEHRLDFAGAVLLSVTVVLALLAARSREGMAALVPAAAVGLALCLWTERSAPEPLLPLDLFTQPVIAVATASGVLMGAAMFSVVTYVPLYVQSVLAGSPTEAGSAIAPLSIGWPIASTLSGRLLPRIGYRAPIRGGLGVAACAALLLAFLVRPGVDLWVPRGLTFLYGLGLGFANTPLIIAVQSSVPWERRGIATASTMFGRTIGGTLSVGILGGILAAALLGSGAPAGTVDRLLGPGRDLLPPAVVRSISGALQSGMERILWAVAAIAIAAFAASLFFPALRVPPRENNGNARG
- a CDS encoding DUF2917 domain-containing protein, producing the protein MTSLPNRTVVSVDGPAGGLAIACDSGAAWITQCCDPMDHVLTAGMDFAPQKGGKITVQVIKDGKISIRLRNPPSTEPYDSPSGALRIWRASIYRWARRFFPGGQL
- a CDS encoding enoyl-CoA hydratase/isomerase family protein; protein product: MACQLSEIDTDLSRVLVITGGLDGVFCTGGDLKFWRAVPDPRSVSTAGRDVFVRLAQMSIPTIAAINGHVIGDGLGLALACDLRISSDRATFRLPETAYGFIPGWGTVRELVVSVGRARAAELLLTGRQLDTQGALAIGLISEVVPADDLIGVALERGRDLSKLSGSALEAMKCALRGGDDRTCFESVWGSPDWQEGIEALLAKRAPQFERQGGSTCCPRNRS
- the arsM gene encoding arsenite methyltransferase, whose protein sequence is MKEAKIRKFVRDRYAGIARQGGSCCGADTGCGTGGVAESASRTVGYSKEEMDSVPRGSNLGLGCGNPVALASLEEGETVLDLGAGGGFDCFLAARAVGPSGRVIGVDMTPEMVEKARENARKGGFGNVEFRLGEIENLPAADGSVDAVISNCVINLSTAKERVFTEAYRVLKPGGRVMISDLVLSKALPEAVALSLAAYAGCVAGAVRKDEYLRLLEKTGFRDVRVVEENRFDFGESGMEEYTGSVARNFDVPLEAVREAAKWPANCRRSIRIYRVFWLSREGSTVCSAPAAT